Part of the Leptolyngbya boryana PCC 6306 genome is shown below.
AATCGATCGACGTTCAATCTCCTGCTGATCCTGTCTCCCGATCAAGCTCTTGTACAGGTGATGCTGCCTCTGCAAAGCCGCCTGTCGTGAACAATCCCCATCATCTCCGCAATGTAATGTGGCGCAATGCAAGAATGACTTGCACTCGGTAAATTTCTCAGCATCAATGCAAGTTTTCATCCCTGAAGCCTGACTTCAGGGATTTTGCATTTCATCTCTAGAGGGTCGCTCTAAAGTTTGATCCGCCCAAGATGTGGGATCTTCTAATGGCTCTAAATGAGTAATAACGTGCGTTCCGGGAAGTGATTGTGCGATCGTTAATTCAAGTTCCTCACACAAGTCATGACCACGCTGCACTGTCCAGTTTCCAGGAACTAAGACATGAAAGGACACAAAGCGACGCGATCCCGCAACCCGCGTTAATAGTGCATGAAACTGAATGCCGTTTTCTTGATAAGGGATGAGCCGATCCATGATCATTTGTTGCTCATGGGCGGGCAGCGATCGATCCAGCAATCCTGAGCCAGTTTCACGCAGCAATCGAAATCCTGCCCAGATAATGTTTGCAGCAACGATCAGCGCAATCATCGCATCGAGAACTAACCATCCGGTTAACTTCACAATGAAGATGCCGATCACGACTCCGGCTGAAGTCCAAACATCGGTAAGTAAGTGATGGGCATCGGCTCGTAGAGTAATCGATCGCAGTCGTCGTCCAGCGCGAAGTAAGATGAAAGCAACACCGCCATTAATCGCTGTTGCTACCAATGATAGTGCAAGTCCCAATCCAATTTGCTCGATCGGCTGTGGATCAAATAGTCTTCCCCAAGCAGCAATGGCAATACTCACCGCAGCCACCATAATCAAAGCGCTTTCTAAACCGCTTGAAAAATATTCCGCTTTGGAATGCCCAAAAGCGTGTTCAGCATCAGGCGGCTTCGCGGCAAAGGAGAGTGCCCAGAAACCAACCAGTGCAGCAATCAGATTAATGCACGATTCCAGCGCATCTGAGAGCAACCCGACTGAACCAGTGAAGAAGTAGGCTGATGCTTTTAG
Proteins encoded:
- a CDS encoding cation diffusion facilitator family transporter, translated to MSAKSARSYIVLSIVAAMLTIALKASAYFFTGSVGLLSDALESCINLIAALVGFWALSFAAKPPDAEHAFGHSKAEYFSSGLESALIMVAAVSIAIAAWGRLFDPQPIEQIGLGLALSLVATAINGGVAFILLRAGRRLRSITLRADAHHLLTDVWTSAGVVIGIFIVKLTGWLVLDAMIALIVAANIIWAGFRLLRETGSGLLDRSLPAHEQQMIMDRLIPYQENGIQFHALLTRVAGSRRFVSFHVLVPGNWTVQRGHDLCEELELTIAQSLPGTHVITHLEPLEDPTSWADQTLERPSRDEMQNP